The Eubacterium maltosivorans genome includes the window TGGGCGTCTTTGCCCCGACTCAGCTGCCCCTGGCCATTATTGAAGGGATTTTAACGGTTATTATCGTTATCGCTTTAGAAACTTACGCAAGCCCGGAACTCAAATCCATCGGCTTTTTAGCATCGGAGGAAGTGTAAAATGAGTAAAAACAAAAAATTAGTGATCGTTCTCCTGGTGATTGTCGCTTTACTGGTTGTCGTACCGCTATTCGCCCTTCAGGGCGCTGAATTCGGCGGCTCTGACGATGCAGGCAGCACAATGATTGAGGAAATTCAGGGCGGCGAATATGAGCCCTGGTTTACGCCTGTGCTTGAAACGATGATTAACGGTGAGCTTCCTGGGGAAGTGGAATCTTTGATCTTCTGTCTCCAGACGGGTATCGGCGTCGGTATACTGGCTTTCTTTATGGGCCGTTTGGTTGAACGAAAAAAACTCGGCAAGGAAGAGGCCGAGCTGTAGATACAAAAGCACGCTTACAAGGCGTGTTTTTGTTTTTCACTATATTATAAATAAGAAGGTTTTTTATATCTGCTTTGCCTTTTCTGCTGCTGTCTGTACTACTGCACCCACCACCGCACCTGCTGTCGGGAATTTTTCCCTGTAAAATCCTCTCACACTCCGCGTCCTTTAAACATGATCCCAATGATAACAAACCAGACTGATCTTATCCAAAGCATTAAATTTCCGCAATCTGGCGCACACGGGCCAGTCCCTTCGATACCGATGGAACAGCCAGCAGAATCATTGTCAGCGCGCCTTCCGAAAAAATATAGACCGCGTTGTACACCATCGAGTAGGGCAGCGCGCCCCATCCTTCCCAGGCCATGGAACCGAAAAACAGCCAGCCGGAAAGCACCGCAAACACATAGCGGCCACAGATGCCGGCCAGGTATCCCTTTATGAGCCCATGCTTTGACTGGGTGAAAAAGCCCGACAGGCCCAACGCGCCAAAGGCAAGTATATAGTCAACCAGCACCTGAAGGGGATACAAAATATAAGGGTCTATCACCATTTGCAGAATGCCATAGGCGATTGCCGCCAAAATCCCAGTCTTTGGGCCATACCAATAGCCTGTCAAAGTAATAAAAAGCATACTGAACAGTGTCACAGAGCCGCCAGTAGGCAAATGGAAAATCTTAATATTCGATGTCACTACCGCCAGCGCAATGGCCGCAGCGCAAAAGGTCAGATGCCTTGTGCTGATCTGGCGGTGTTCATTTTTCCCGGCAACAAGCGATGCGATTACCAGCACAACGGCCATCAATGCGATAAGCGCCGCGTATCCTGCGGCTGTCGGCATATAGCTTACGCCGCCTTCAGACGTTACAGGCTTTATAAAAAATTCCAGCACGGTTTTTTACCTCCAAATTTTCAGTCGTCCGAACTTCAGACATAATTTTATTATACGTTTTGCCTGGTAACCCTGTCAACCTGCCTTCGTCCACAAAATGAATCTTAAAGTTCACAGAAGGGCTTAATATTCACAAATTAAAGATTTACCTTTGCCTAAAAAAATGATAAAATC containing:
- a CDS encoding energy-coupling factor ABC transporter substrate-binding protein — translated: MSKNKKLVIVLLVIVALLVVVPLFALQGAEFGGSDDAGSTMIEEIQGGEYEPWFTPVLETMINGELPGEVESLIFCLQTGIGVGILAFFMGRLVERKKLGKEEAEL
- a CDS encoding energy-coupled thiamine transporter ThiT yields the protein MLEFFIKPVTSEGGVSYMPTAAGYAALIALMAVVLVIASLVAGKNEHRQISTRHLTFCAAAIALAVVTSNIKIFHLPTGGSVTLFSMLFITLTGYWYGPKTGILAAIAYGILQMVIDPYILYPLQVLVDYILAFGALGLSGFFTQSKHGLIKGYLAGICGRYVFAVLSGWLFFGSMAWEGWGALPYSMVYNAVYIFSEGALTMILLAVPSVSKGLARVRQIAEI